The following coding sequences are from one Streptomyces sp. NBC_00536 window:
- a CDS encoding MSCRAMM family protein, whose protein sequence is MSVPLRVPGHGARRWLGGLAALVVLPALAAPPPAFAGPAVRAEGSVTVTVVRDVDSDGSWTPALEVGEPGIPVTLTDAAGRTGRGVTGADGKVVLVPGSLGLTGGRYRVEAVIPPDKPYLRPAQAGGPAPSLSSLVEFVDVTNAGASVVTGVHNPADYCQANPDLATPCHHQSAPGRVGTRALVSWPYDRTGDAPAPADETTYEEIGATYGLAHRRDTDQLFTGALTKRLMPYGPAGPGGIYVVDRGSKKTSLFATVPDAGDAKHSADLTRDTMEINNAVGKEGLGDLDLANDGRTLYAVGLKAKSLFVYDTDGAGPGKPPAAPKQVIAIPDPGCPGGAADWRPYGLGTHDGAVYVGGTCSAETSQKDEDLRAFVLKLNGTTFEKVIEHGLGAERGMGYAATLGDTHWRHWLPTWDPYAWFKQANFPQPLLSDIVFDRDGSMILGFRDRLGDQAGYDALAPEGSTDTAQRSLFPAMGDITRVCKTATGWVWDSESDACPNHFTPGSAPPQQDGVKEYYHDDSTLGQLAESLQGGLAFAPRFTKTVSTIVDPLTIFSGGVRKFDNTTGKGSEDYQVDGGTGSFGKANGLGDLELLCDEAPVQIGNRVWFDRDRDGIQGPTEEPVPGATVTLKDKDGAVLQTTRTNGRGEYYFQVKPHTDYRISYDATTADTSAIPERPAPADLVPTAKERGTDRSVDSNPDPATQTESLRTGAAGANDHTHDAGYYIPPTGSVSVVKHDAGTNRPLAGAVFQLWRESNGRPGLQTGDPGADTKVGDPCTTAADGVCKTGKLPLGSYYWQETAAPDGYVLPDPPVSGPHELTARNAERGVVVTIGNAARTGAISVLKTDADTGKPLAGAVFQLWHETNGSPGLQTDGSDPDTRVGAECTTGRDGLCARTGLPLGSYYWQETAAPQGHRLPTPAVSGPYELTAQESGQALRVTLTNEAVLGRIEIIKKDATTGRPLRGAVFELWKETNGTPGLQTTGSPADTRTGPACATDTAGHCGFTGLALGTYYLRETAVPEGYRLPDRPVSGPHTLTVGNSDAGIQVTLTNERGEPDKGKGDKGDKGDKGDKGDEGDEGDEGGRAHRH, encoded by the coding sequence ATGAGCGTTCCCCTGAGAGTCCCCGGTCACGGGGCCCGGCGGTGGCTGGGGGGTCTGGCCGCACTCGTCGTGCTGCCCGCCCTCGCCGCGCCGCCGCCCGCCTTCGCGGGGCCGGCCGTCCGGGCGGAGGGCTCGGTCACGGTGACCGTGGTCCGGGACGTCGACTCCGACGGCAGCTGGACCCCGGCCCTGGAGGTCGGCGAACCGGGCATCCCGGTGACGCTCACCGATGCCGCGGGCCGCACGGGCCGGGGCGTCACCGGCGCCGACGGCAAGGTGGTGCTGGTCCCGGGCTCCCTCGGACTGACCGGCGGCCGCTACCGGGTCGAGGCCGTCATCCCGCCCGACAAGCCGTACCTGCGGCCCGCGCAGGCGGGCGGCCCCGCCCCGTCCCTGTCCTCCCTCGTGGAGTTCGTCGACGTGACGAACGCCGGCGCCTCCGTGGTCACGGGCGTCCACAACCCGGCCGACTACTGCCAGGCCAACCCGGACCTCGCCACCCCCTGCCACCACCAGAGCGCGCCGGGCCGGGTCGGCACCCGGGCCCTGGTCTCGTGGCCGTACGACCGCACGGGCGACGCTCCGGCGCCGGCCGACGAGACGACGTACGAGGAGATCGGCGCCACCTACGGCCTCGCCCACCGCCGGGACACCGACCAGCTGTTCACCGGCGCGCTGACCAAGCGGCTGATGCCGTACGGTCCCGCCGGCCCGGGCGGGATCTACGTCGTGGACCGCGGCAGCAAGAAGACCTCGCTGTTCGCGACCGTCCCCGACGCGGGCGACGCCAAGCACTCGGCCGACCTCACCCGCGACACCATGGAGATCAACAACGCGGTCGGCAAGGAGGGCCTCGGCGACCTCGACCTCGCGAACGACGGCCGGACCCTCTACGCCGTCGGCCTCAAGGCGAAGAGCCTGTTCGTCTACGACACGGACGGCGCGGGCCCGGGCAAGCCGCCCGCCGCGCCGAAGCAGGTCATCGCCATCCCCGACCCCGGCTGCCCCGGCGGCGCCGCGGACTGGCGCCCGTACGGACTCGGCACGCACGACGGAGCCGTGTACGTCGGCGGCACGTGCAGCGCGGAGACCTCGCAGAAGGACGAGGACCTGCGGGCCTTCGTCCTGAAGCTGAACGGCACCACCTTCGAGAAGGTGATCGAGCACGGGCTGGGCGCCGAGCGCGGCATGGGCTACGCCGCCACCCTCGGCGACACCCACTGGCGCCACTGGCTGCCCACCTGGGACCCGTACGCCTGGTTCAAGCAGGCCAACTTCCCGCAGCCGCTGCTCTCCGACATCGTCTTCGACCGCGACGGATCGATGATCCTGGGCTTCCGGGACCGGCTCGGCGACCAGGCGGGCTACGACGCCCTGGCCCCCGAGGGCAGCACCGACACCGCACAGCGGTCCCTCTTCCCCGCCATGGGCGACATCACCCGGGTGTGCAAGACGGCCACCGGATGGGTCTGGGACAGCGAGTCGGACGCCTGCCCCAACCACTTCACCCCGGGCAGCGCTCCGCCGCAGCAGGACGGCGTGAAGGAGTACTACCACGACGACTCCACCCTGGGGCAGCTCGCCGAATCGCTCCAGGGCGGCCTGGCGTTCGCACCGCGCTTCACCAAGACCGTCTCCACGATCGTGGACCCGCTGACCATCTTCTCCGGCGGGGTGCGCAAGTTCGACAACACCACCGGCAAGGGGTCGGAGGACTACCAGGTCGACGGCGGGACCGGCTCCTTCGGCAAGGCGAACGGCCTCGGAGACCTCGAACTGCTCTGTGACGAGGCGCCGGTGCAGATCGGCAACCGCGTCTGGTTCGACCGCGACCGCGACGGCATCCAGGGCCCCACCGAGGAGCCGGTCCCCGGCGCCACCGTGACCCTCAAGGACAAGGACGGAGCCGTCCTCCAGACCACGCGGACCAACGGCCGGGGCGAGTACTACTTCCAGGTCAAGCCGCACACCGACTACCGGATCAGCTACGACGCGACGACGGCGGACACCTCCGCCATCCCGGAGCGGCCCGCCCCCGCCGACCTGGTGCCGACGGCGAAGGAGCGCGGCACCGACCGGTCCGTGGACTCCAATCCCGACCCCGCCACCCAGACCGAGTCACTGCGCACCGGCGCCGCCGGCGCGAACGACCACACGCACGACGCGGGCTATTACATCCCCCCGACCGGCTCGGTCAGCGTCGTCAAACACGACGCGGGGACGAACCGCCCGCTGGCGGGCGCGGTCTTCCAGCTGTGGCGCGAGTCCAACGGCCGTCCGGGCCTCCAGACCGGCGACCCCGGTGCTGACACCAAGGTCGGCGACCCCTGCACCACCGCCGCCGACGGGGTGTGCAAGACCGGCAAGCTGCCCCTGGGTTCGTACTACTGGCAGGAGACCGCGGCCCCGGACGGATACGTCCTTCCCGACCCGCCGGTCAGCGGACCGCACGAACTGACCGCGCGGAACGCGGAACGCGGCGTCGTCGTCACCATCGGCAACGCGGCGCGCACCGGCGCGATCAGCGTCCTGAAGACCGACGCGGACACCGGAAAGCCGCTGGCCGGCGCGGTGTTCCAACTGTGGCACGAGACCAACGGGAGCCCCGGTCTGCAGACCGACGGCAGCGATCCGGACACCCGGGTGGGTGCGGAGTGCACCACCGGGCGTGACGGGCTCTGCGCCCGCACCGGTCTCCCGCTCGGCAGCTACTACTGGCAGGAGACCGCCGCTCCCCAGGGCCACCGGCTGCCCACCCCGGCCGTCAGCGGACCGTACGAACTGACGGCGCAGGAGTCCGGCCAGGCGCTGCGCGTCACCCTCACCAACGAGGCCGTACTCGGCAGGATCGAGATCATCAAGAAGGACGCCACCACCGGACGGCCGCTGCGCGGCGCCGTCTTCGAGCTGTGGAAGGAGACCAACGGCACGCCCGGACTGCAGACCACGGGCAGCCCCGCGGACACCAGGACCGGTCCGGCCTGCGCCACCGACACCGCGGGACACTGCGGCTTCACCGGGCTCGCGCTGGGCACCTACTACCTGCGCGAGACGGCGGTCCCCGAGGGCTACCGGCTGCCCGACCGCCCGGTCAGCGGCCCGCACACCCTGACCGTCGGCAACTCCGACGCCGGGATCCAGGTCACGCTCACCAACGAACGCGGTGAGCCGGACAAGGGCAAGGGAGACAAGGGAGACAAGGGAGACAAGGGAGACAAGGGAGACGAGGGAGACGAGGGAGACGAGGGGGGCCGGGCGCACCGGCACTGA
- a CDS encoding Dyp-type peroxidase, producing MPSRRGVVAGAVGVLPLALSGCGPTPPAPPTPQGAPAPGSAPGDAARGRQRGIADPQPRHVLLVSYDAAPGTAAPSAVRAAAARWSGLLAREGVNTGPSLTATVAFGPRACPPGSAVAPPGPLELPPFAGDRLDPDAGGGDLLVQICAPTAAACARLGRALDAAAPVLRPRWRQAGSVPAAAPGEAPRNLLGFKDGTANPGPEEAGRSVWITSGPYAGGCYLVLRRIRLRVAEFLALPVARQEQVIGRRREGGGPLGGGPERQEVDLFAKTPEGRYVLPGNAHVRLAHSRYDAGARMLRRGYSYDNGPEDRGLLFLAYLNDPRLFARVQRRLAAADALGAFTETFGSGLYFVPPAGRLVDTG from the coding sequence TTGCCCAGTCGTCGCGGCGTGGTCGCCGGAGCCGTCGGCGTGTTGCCGCTCGCGCTGAGCGGATGCGGGCCGACTCCCCCTGCTCCCCCGACTCCCCAGGGCGCTCCGGCACCTGGATCCGCCCCCGGCGATGCCGCGCGCGGCCGTCAGCGGGGTATCGCCGACCCCCAGCCCCGGCACGTGCTGCTGGTCTCCTACGACGCCGCGCCCGGCACCGCCGCCCCCTCCGCCGTCCGGGCCGCGGCCGCCCGCTGGTCGGGGCTGCTCGCCCGCGAGGGCGTGAACACCGGCCCGTCCCTCACCGCCACCGTCGCCTTCGGCCCCCGTGCCTGTCCGCCGGGCTCCGCCGTCGCCCCGCCGGGGCCTCTGGAGCTGCCGCCCTTCGCGGGGGACCGCCTCGACCCCGACGCGGGCGGCGGCGACCTCCTGGTGCAGATCTGCGCCCCGACCGCCGCGGCCTGCGCCCGCCTGGGCCGGGCCCTGGACGCGGCGGCCCCCGTACTGCGGCCGCGGTGGCGACAGGCCGGGTCCGTCCCCGCGGCCGCTCCGGGGGAAGCCCCGCGCAACCTCCTCGGCTTCAAGGACGGCACCGCGAACCCCGGCCCCGAGGAGGCCGGGCGTTCGGTGTGGATCACCAGCGGCCCGTACGCCGGGGGCTGTTATCTCGTCCTGCGCCGGATCCGGCTCCGGGTCGCGGAGTTCCTGGCCCTGCCGGTCGCGCGGCAGGAACAGGTCATCGGGCGCCGCCGGGAGGGCGGGGGTCCGCTGGGCGGCGGTCCGGAGCGGCAGGAGGTGGACCTGTTCGCGAAGACCCCCGAAGGGCGGTACGTGCTCCCGGGCAACGCCCATGTCCGCCTCGCGCACTCGCGGTACGACGCCGGGGCCCGGATGCTGCGGCGCGGGTACTCGTACGACAACGGGCCCGAGGACCGGGGCCTGCTGTTCCTGGCCTACCTGAACGACCCGCGGCTCTTCGCCCGGGTCCAGCGGCGGCTCGCGGCGGCCGACGCGCTGGGCGCCTTCACGGAGACCTTCGGGTCGGGGCTCTACTTCGTGCCCCCGGCCGGACGGCTCGTGGACACCGGGTGA